The Streptomyces sp. ICC1 DNA window TACTCGGCCGCCCTGGGCACCGTCCAGGTCGACGAGGCCGCGAAGGTCAACCTCGCCAACGGCGCCTCGGCGTCCGTCTCCGCGAACGTGCTGGTCAACAGCGCGGCCCCGGAGGGCCGTCAGTTCTTCGGCGAGGTCAAGCTGCTCAACGCCCGCGGCACCGCCGCCGGCACCGGCAGCGTGCAGATCGAGAAGGTCCTCCCGTAACCCGGTAGGACACCGAGGGGGCGGTGCTCGACAGAGCACCGCCCCCTCGGGCTTTTCCCCCTCGGGTACGGGCCTACTTGCCCAGCGAGCCCAGGGACTCGGCGTACGGGGCTCCGGCCGTGCCGCCGTACCGCTTGGCCTGCTCGGCGGTCTTGATGCCCTCGGCGCCGGTGAAGGTGCCGCCGGCCGGGATGCCGTTCGCGATGAACGGGCCGTAGTCGGAGCGGCCGTCGAAGTCACTGCCCTCGTGGGGCTTGCCCTTCCGGTCGAGGAGGCCGTTGATCAGCGCCTCGATCTGCGCCGAGCCGGCCGGGCCGGCCCCCTCGCCCGTCTTGTCGGACAGTTGTGCCACGTAGTGCTCGGAGCTCAGCAGGCCGAGCTCCTCCGCCGACCACCAGGCGAAGCGGACCTTGTTGGCGGGCCCCTTGCCCTTCTTGTTCGCGCCCTCGTCCGCGAGCTTGAGGGCCACCTCCAGCAGGCCGGCCGAGCCCGAGCCGTTGTCGTTGATGCCCGGGCCCTCGGGGACCGAGTCCAGGTGGGAGCCGAGGGCCACCACGCGGTCGGCGCGGCCGCCCCCGGCCCTCGCGCGGATGGGCGGACGCCGGCGTGGCGGTGAGCAGGACGGGTGCGGCGACGGCGGCGGCCGCGAGGGCGGCGAGGGCCGGTATGGACCGGCGGCGGCGGTGGATGGCGCGCACGGTGGTTCTCCCCGAGTTCGATGTGCGGAACGCACGTCCGCATTACGGACGCGACAGACCGGACCGTAACCGGCCGCGACCTGGCAAAAGGGGTGCTCGGAGGGGATGCAACACGGCCGCCACGGAGTTGTCACGGGGGTTCACACGGAGAACAGCGTCCGCTCCTCGGACAATGGATTGGACAAGGCTCGTGGGGTCGAACGCATGATGGCTTCACGCGCGCCCGCGTCGTACGTACCAAGAGGAGTCACCGTGAGGGTCGGAATCGTCGGAGCCACCGGACAGGTCGGCGGAGTCATGCGCGGCATCCTCGCCGAGCGCAAGTTCCCGGTGGACGAGCTGCGGCTGTTCGCCTCGGCCCGTTCGGCCGGCTCGACCCTCGAGTGGGAGGGCCGGGAGATCACCATCGAGGACGCCTCCACGGCCGACTACTCCGGCCTGGACATCGTGCTCTTCTCCGCGGGCGGCGCCACCTCCAAGGCCCTCGCCGAGAAGGTCGCCTCGCAGGGCGCCGTGGTCATCGACAACTCCTCCGCCTGGCGCCGCGACCCCGAGGTCCCCCTCGTCGTCTCCGAGGTCAACCCGCACGCGATCGCGAACCGCCCCAAGGGCATCATCGCGAACCCGAACTGCACCACGATGGCCGCGATGCCGGTGCTGCGCCCGCTGCACGACGAGGCCGGCCTGGTCTCGCTGATCGCCACGACCTACCAGGCCGTGTCCGGCTCGGGCCTGGCGGGCGTCGCCGAGCTCAAGGCCCAGGCCTGCGCGGTCGCCGAGGCCGCTGACCAGCTGACCTTCGACGGCGGCGCGGTGGAGTTCCCGGAGCCGAAGGTCTACCAGCGGCCGATCGCCTACAACGTGGTCCCGCTCGCGGGCAACCTGGTCGACGACGGCTCCTTCGAGACCGACGAGGAGCAGAAGCTCCGCAACGAGTCCCGCAAGATCCTGGAGATCCCGGAGCTCAAGGTCTCGGGCACCTGCGTGCGCGTGCCGGTCTTCTCCGGCCACTCCCTCCAGGTCAACCTCCGCTTCACCCGTCCGCTGAGCGTCGAGCGCGCCTACGAGCTGCTGAAGGACGCCCCGGGCGTCGAGCTCTCGGACATCCCGACCCCGCTGCAGGCCGCCGGCCAGGACGCCTCGTACGTGGGCCGCATCCGCGTCGACGAGACCGCCGAGAACGGCCTCGCGCTGTTCCTCTCCAACGACAACCTCCGCAAGGGCGCCGCGCTGAACGCGGTCCAGATCGCGGAGCTCGTCGCGCAGGAGCTGCGCGGCTGATCCCGCGCGCACGCACGACACGAAGGGGCGGCGCCGGCACGGCGCCGCCCCTTCGGCGGTCCGGAAGGGGGCTTCAGCCCCGGCGGACCTCGAAGAGGTAGCAGCCGAACTCGGCCGCGCGGACGTGCACGAGAGCGGTCCGCGGGTCCGCGAAGGCGTCCGCGAGCGCCTGCCCGATCACCGCGTCCGGGTCCTCGCCGAGGGCCAGGACCCGGCCGCCGAGGATGCGGCCCGCCGCGTCGTAGCGGCGGGCCGTGCGCAGGGCCCCGGGGTGGGCGAAGGGGTGCCCGGCCGCCGCGGCGGGTCCGCCGCAGTCGGCCGCGTGCACGAAGACCGGGCCCTGCTCGTCGTAGGCGCCGGGGTCGGCGCCCGTCTCCTCGGCCCAGCGGCGCAGCGGGGCGTAGGAGACGAGGGCGATCCGTTCGCCGGGGGCACTGCGGCGCAGGCAGCAGCGGAGGGGGGCGCCGCCCTCGGTGTCCTCGTACGGCAGACAGGGCCGCCCCGCATCGTCGAGGACGCGCAGGGAGGCGAGGGCGGGCGGGGCGATGGGGAGCGCGGTGTGAGCGGTCATGGAGTCCACGGTGCGCGACCGCACCCGCCGAAGCTGGCGGAAATCGGACATCGCGTTCGCCCGTGGATTACTCCGACGCGGTGACCCGGCCCGCGTGGAAGGATGGCGGGCACCGTCACCATCGAAGGAGATGAACGCGTGCCTGGCACGAATCTGACCCGTGAAGAGGCTCAGCAGCGCGCAAAGCTGCTCAGTGTCGACTCGTACGAGATCGAGCTCGATCTCAGCGGAGCGCAGGAGGGCGGCACGTACCCCTCCGTGACCACCGTGCGCTTCCAGTCCGCCGAGGCAGGCGCCGAGACCTTCATCGACCTGGTCGCGCCGGCCGTGCACGAGGTCGTCCTCAACGGCAAGGCCCTGGACGTGGCCGCGGTCTTCCGGGACTCCCGGATCGCGCTCGCCCACCTCGCCGCCGGGGCCAACGAGCTCCGCGTCGTCGCCGACTGCGCCTACACCAACACCGGTGAGGGCCTGCACCGCTTCGTCGACCCGGTCGACGAGCAGGCCTACCTGTACACCCAGTTCGAGGTTCCGGACGCGCGGCGGGTCTTCGCCAGCTTCGAGCAGCCCGACCTGAAGGCCGCGTTCCAGTTCACCGTGACGGCCCCCGCGGGCTGGACGGTCATCTCGAACTCCCCACGCGACATTCCGCAGGGGGCGGCGGCCTCCGCCGACAACGTCTGGCGCTTCGAGCCCACCCCGCGCATCTCCTCGTACATCACGGCCCTGATCGTCGGCCCGTACCACGCGGTGCACAGCTCCTACGAGGGCAAGGACGGACAGTCCGTCCCGCTCGGCATCTACTGCCGGCCCTCGCTCGCCGAGTTCCTCGACGCCGACGCGATCTTCGACGTGACCCGGCAGGGCTTCGACTGGTTCCAGGAGAAGTTCGCCTACGACTACCCGTTCGCGAAGTACGACCAGCTCTTCGTGCCGGAGTTCAACGCGGGCGCGATGGAGAACGCGGGCGCGGTCACCATCCGCGACCAGTACGTCTTCCGCTCGAAGGTGACGGACGCGGCGTACGAGGTGCGCGCCGAGACGATCCTGCACGAGCTCGCGCACATGTGGTTCGGCGACCTGGTCACCATGGAGTGGTGGAACGACCTGTGGCTGAACGAGTCGTTCGCCACGTACACCTCGATCGCCTGCCAGGCCTACGCCGAGGGCTCGAAGTGGCCGCACGCGTGGACGACCTTCGCCAACTCCATGAAGACCTGGGCGTACCGGCAGGACCAGCTGCCGTCCACGCACCCGATCATGGCCGACATCCGTGACCTGGACGACGTCCTCGTCAACTTCGACGGCATCACGTACGCCAAGGGCGCCTCGGTGCTCAAGCAGCTCGTCGCCTACGTCGGCATGGACGCCTTCTTCAAGGGCGTGCAGGCGTACTTCAAGGCGCACGCGTACGGGAACACCCGCCTGTCCGACCTGCTGGGCGCGCTGGAGGAGACCTCCGGCCGCGACCTGACCACCTGGTCGAAGGCGTGGCTGGAGACGGCCGGCATCAACATCCTGCGCCCGGAGATCGAGACGGACGCGAACGGTGTCATCACCGCCTTCGCCGTCCGCCAGGAGGCCCCGGCGCTGCCGGCCGGCGCCAAGGGCGAGCCGGTGCTGCGTCCGCACCGCATCGCGGTCGGCCTGTACGACCTGGCCGACGGCAAGCTGGTGCGCACCGACCGGATCGAGCTGGACATCGACGGCGGCCTGACGGCCGTACCGGAGCTCGTGGGCCGCACCCGCCCGGCCGTCGTGCTGCTCAACGACGACGATCTGTCGTACGCCAAGGTCCGCCTGGACGAGGTGTCGCTGGAGAACGTCACCGCGCACCTGGGCGACTTCACCGAGTCGCTGCCGCGCGCGCTGTGCTGGGCCTCGGCCTGGGACATGACCCGCGACGGCGAGCTGGCCACCCGCGACTACCTCGCCCTCGTCCTGTCGGGCATCGGCAAGGAGTCGGACATCGGCGTCGTCCAGTCGCTGCACCGCCAGGTGAAGCTGGCGGTCGACCTGTACGCCGACCCGGCGTGGCGGGAGCAGGGGCTGGCCGTCTGGACGGAGGCCACGCTGGAGCACCTGCGCGCGGCCGCTCCGGGCAGCGACCACCAGCTGGCCTGGGCCCGCGCCTTCGCGGCGACGGCCCGCACCGAGGAGCAGCTGACCTACCTGTCGGCGCTGCTGGACGGCTCGGCGGAGGTCAAGGGCCTGGCCGTCGACACCGAGCTGCGGTGGGCGTTCCTCGAGCGCCTGGTCGCCACGGGCACCGCCGACGAGCCGGCCGTCGCGGCCGAGCTGGAGCGGGACAAGACGGCGGCGGGCGAGCGCCACGCGGCGACCGCCCGGGCGGCGCGTCCGACGGCGGAGGCCAAGGCCGAGGCGTGGGCCTCGGTCGTCGAGGGCGACTCGCTCCCGAACGCGGTGCAGGAGGCGGTGATCGGCGGCTTCGTCCAGACCGACCAGCGCGAGCTCCTCGCCCCGTACACGGAGAAGTACTTCTCGGCGGTCAAGGAGGTCTGGGAGACCCGCAGCCACGAGATCGCCCAGCAGATCGCGGTGGGGCTCTACCCGTCCCTCCAGGTCTCCCCGGAGACCCTCGCGGCGACGGACGCCTGGCTGGCCTCGGCCGAGCCGAACGCGGCCCTGCGCCGCCTGGTCTCGGAGTCCCGCGCGGGCGTCGAGCGCGCGCTGACCGCCCAGGCGGCCGACGCGGCTGCCGCTGCCGCTCGGGTCTGAGGGCCCCCGGGCTCTGCCCGCACCCGTGGGAGCGCGGTCGTCCCGCGGGTGCGGCGCCGCTGCCGGGAGCCGGCCCCCGGACCCCCGCGCCTCACACGCCGGCGAGGCTGATCGTGCCCCGCGGTGCTGGATTGCCCGGAGGGCATCTTCAGCCCGTCCGACGTGTGAGGACCGGGTCCGGGCGGGGCCCGGGGAACGGTGGAAGGGCGGGTAGGGGACGGCCCCGCGCAGCGGCCCCGCCGCCGCCCGCCCCCGCGGCTACGGCTACGGCTACGGCTACGGCCGGCCGTCGGCGATGGCGCGCAGGGCCGACAGGACGTGGGCCAGTGCCGGGGCGGCTTCCGAGCCGCTCCGCAGGGCCGCGATGACGTGTCGGGTGGGCCGGTCGCGGGACAGGACGCGGACGGCTACGCCCGAGGCGCGGCTCGCCACCATCCGGGGGACCAGGGCCACGCCCATGCCCGCCTCCACCATGGCCAGGATCGCGGTCCACCCGGACGCCGAGTGCGCCTGTTCGGGTACGAACCCGGCCGCCTCGCAGGCGGTGCGGGTGATCTCCGACCAGGGCCCGGAGCCGCCGTAGATCCACGGGTCTCCCGACAGGTCCACGAGCCGCAGCTCCGCCGCGCCCGCCAGCGGGTGGTCCGGGGGCAGGGCCACGTCGAGGGGGTCCTCCAGCAGGGTCGTCCGGGTGAAGCGGGCGTCCCGGGCCGTCGGTGCGTGGGCCGCGAGGGACAGCGCCAGGTCGACGACCCCGGCGGACAGCAGCTCGTAGGACTCGGCCGCCTCGGTCTCCCGTACGCGGACCTCCACCGCGGGGTGCGAGAGCCGCAGGGCGGCCACCGCGGGGACCACCAGCACCGGCACGGCGGTGGAGAAGGCCCCGATCCGCACCTCCCCCCCCTCCCGGCCCCCGCCCCCACCCGGCTGGAACCCCAGAGCCGCGACGTCGCGCCCCGCGCCTTCCCGCCCGTCTCCATCCCCGCGCTCTACCTCGACGACCGTCAGGCCCGCCAGGAACGCGACCGAACGGCCGCCCTCGACAGCGCCGACTCGCTGTGGAGCGGCATCCTCGGCGCGCTCCGCGGCTCCGCGGACCCGTCCACGTCGTCCGCCGCCCGCTCCGCCACCCGTACCGCGTCCTCGCTCATCCCCCGATCATCGCCGACCGGGGGAGGGGGAAGCGCACCCCATTTCCCCGGGACGGCTTAGCATGGCGACGTATCGTCCGGTACCCCCCGCGGACTGGAACGGAAGGCTTTCCCCGCGTGAACACATCCCCTCAGGCGGAGCGCCCCGCCAGGCTCGCCGTCGGTGTCGTCGGAGCCGGCCGGGTCGGCCCCGCGCTGGCCCGCGCCCTCCAGCAGACCGGGCACCGCCCCGTCGCCGTGTCGGGCGTCTCCGACGCCTCGCGCCGCCGCGCCGAGCGGATGCTGCCCGACGTGCCGGTCGTGGCGCCCGCGCAGGTCCTCCAGGCCGCCGACCTCGTCCTGCTCACCGTCCCCGACGACGCCCTGCCGACCCTGGTGCAGGGACTCGCCGAGACCGGCGCGGTCCGCCCCGGCCAGCTCCTCGTGCACACCTCCGGGCGGTACGGGGTCGCCGTGCTGGACCCGGCCCGCCGCGCGGGCGCCCTCCCGCTGGCCCTGCACCCCGCGATGACCTTCACCGGCACCGAGGTCGACGTCCAGCGCCTCGCCGGCTGCTCCTTCGGGGTGACCGCCCCCGACGAGCTGCGGCTCGCCGCCGAGGCCCTGGTCATCGAGATGGGCGGGGAGCCCGAGTGGATCGCCGAGGCGAACCGCCCGCTCTACCACGCGGCCCTCGCCCTCGGCGCGAACCACCTGGTCACCCTGGTGGCCCAGTCCATGGAGCTGCTGAGCAAGGCCGGCGTCGAGCACCCCGCCCGGATGCTCGGCCCGCTCCTCGGCGCGGCCCTCGACAACGCCCTGCGCTCCGGTGACGCCGCCCTGACCGGCCCGG harbors:
- a CDS encoding aspartate-semialdehyde dehydrogenase produces the protein MRVGIVGATGQVGGVMRGILAERKFPVDELRLFASARSAGSTLEWEGREITIEDASTADYSGLDIVLFSAGGATSKALAEKVASQGAVVIDNSSAWRRDPEVPLVVSEVNPHAIANRPKGIIANPNCTTMAAMPVLRPLHDEAGLVSLIATTYQAVSGSGLAGVAELKAQACAVAEAADQLTFDGGAVEFPEPKVYQRPIAYNVVPLAGNLVDDGSFETDEEQKLRNESRKILEIPELKVSGTCVRVPVFSGHSLQVNLRFTRPLSVERAYELLKDAPGVELSDIPTPLQAAGQDASYVGRIRVDETAENGLALFLSNDNLRKGAALNAVQIAELVAQELRG
- a CDS encoding DUF1203 domain-containing protein; the protein is MTAHTALPIAPPALASLRVLDDAGRPCLPYEDTEGGAPLRCCLRRSAPGERIALVSYAPLRRWAEETGADPGAYDEQGPVFVHAADCGGPAAAAGHPFAHPGALRTARRYDAAGRILGGRVLALGEDPDAVIGQALADAFADPRTALVHVRAAEFGCYLFEVRRG
- the pepN gene encoding aminopeptidase N encodes the protein MPGTNLTREEAQQRAKLLSVDSYEIELDLSGAQEGGTYPSVTTVRFQSAEAGAETFIDLVAPAVHEVVLNGKALDVAAVFRDSRIALAHLAAGANELRVVADCAYTNTGEGLHRFVDPVDEQAYLYTQFEVPDARRVFASFEQPDLKAAFQFTVTAPAGWTVISNSPRDIPQGAAASADNVWRFEPTPRISSYITALIVGPYHAVHSSYEGKDGQSVPLGIYCRPSLAEFLDADAIFDVTRQGFDWFQEKFAYDYPFAKYDQLFVPEFNAGAMENAGAVTIRDQYVFRSKVTDAAYEVRAETILHELAHMWFGDLVTMEWWNDLWLNESFATYTSIACQAYAEGSKWPHAWTTFANSMKTWAYRQDQLPSTHPIMADIRDLDDVLVNFDGITYAKGASVLKQLVAYVGMDAFFKGVQAYFKAHAYGNTRLSDLLGALEETSGRDLTTWSKAWLETAGINILRPEIETDANGVITAFAVRQEAPALPAGAKGEPVLRPHRIAVGLYDLADGKLVRTDRIELDIDGGLTAVPELVGRTRPAVVLLNDDDLSYAKVRLDEVSLENVTAHLGDFTESLPRALCWASAWDMTRDGELATRDYLALVLSGIGKESDIGVVQSLHRQVKLAVDLYADPAWREQGLAVWTEATLEHLRAAAPGSDHQLAWARAFAATARTEEQLTYLSALLDGSAEVKGLAVDTELRWAFLERLVATGTADEPAVAAELERDKTAAGERHAATARAARPTAEAKAEAWASVVEGDSLPNAVQEAVIGGFVQTDQRELLAPYTEKYFSAVKEVWETRSHEIAQQIAVGLYPSLQVSPETLAATDAWLASAEPNAALRRLVSESRAGVERALTAQAADAAAAAARV
- a CDS encoding DUF2520 domain-containing protein, encoding MNTSPQAERPARLAVGVVGAGRVGPALARALQQTGHRPVAVSGVSDASRRRAERMLPDVPVVAPAQVLQAADLVLLTVPDDALPTLVQGLAETGAVRPGQLLVHTSGRYGVAVLDPARRAGALPLALHPAMTFTGTEVDVQRLAGCSFGVTAPDELRLAAEALVIEMGGEPEWIAEANRPLYHAALALGANHLVTLVAQSMELLSKAGVEHPARMLGPLLGAALDNALRSGDAALTGPVARGDAGTVAAHVSELRKHAPGTVAGYLAMARSTADRALAHGLLKPELAEDLLGVLADGAAGFDAHDPEGGDR